Proteins from a single region of Pseudomonadota bacterium:
- a CDS encoding ABC transporter ATP-binding protein — translation MRRAMGRSEACTPEHLRESGRERREMSAAIEARQLRKVYHPGARNEVVALHGLDLTVTEGHVFGCIGPNGAGKTTLIKILSGLAWPSSGDADIFGAKTGTLAAQSMLGYLPEVASYHDFMTVEELLSTHAELAGVGRDARKKACDDALEAVSLGDRRRSRIRELSKGMQQRFGIAQALVGTPRLLILDEPTSGLDPLAQKEVKDVILQLRGRGITIFFSSHKLTEVEHICDLIGIMHQGRLVRCCPLETLLETGQAVDIRYDGPPITVDGATVTEEGTHRVARVSRERTDAALDAIRTQGGSVYSVTHERITLETAFFQAITAPARGETKSEAAS, via the coding sequence GTGCGCCGCGCGATGGGAAGGTCGGAGGCGTGCACGCCAGAGCATCTGAGGGAGAGCGGTCGAGAGAGACGCGAGATGTCGGCAGCGATTGAGGCGAGGCAGCTGAGAAAGGTGTACCACCCAGGAGCGCGCAACGAGGTTGTGGCGCTGCACGGTCTCGACCTCACGGTCACCGAGGGGCACGTCTTCGGGTGCATCGGTCCCAACGGCGCCGGCAAGACCACGCTCATCAAGATCTTGAGCGGCCTCGCCTGGCCCTCGAGCGGCGATGCCGACATCTTCGGCGCGAAGACGGGCACCCTTGCCGCCCAGTCGATGCTGGGGTACCTCCCGGAGGTCGCCAGCTACCACGATTTCATGACCGTGGAAGAGCTCCTCTCCACGCACGCCGAGCTCGCGGGGGTCGGGCGCGACGCGCGCAAGAAGGCCTGCGACGACGCCCTCGAAGCGGTGAGCCTGGGAGACCGCCGACGCTCGCGCATCCGCGAGCTCTCGAAAGGCATGCAGCAGCGGTTCGGCATCGCGCAGGCACTGGTGGGCACTCCACGCCTGCTCATCCTCGACGAGCCCACCAGCGGGCTCGATCCGCTGGCCCAGAAGGAGGTCAAGGATGTCATCCTCCAGCTGCGCGGAAGGGGGATCACCATCTTCTTCTCGTCGCACAAGCTCACCGAGGTCGAGCACATCTGCGACCTCATCGGCATCATGCATCAAGGGCGACTGGTGCGGTGCTGCCCCCTCGAGACCCTCCTCGAGACCGGACAGGCCGTCGACATCCGCTACGATGGCCCGCCCATCACCGTCGATGGGGCCACGGTGACAGAGGAAGGCACGCATCGTGTGGCCCGTGTCTCCCGAGAGCGCACCGATGCGGCCCTCGACGCCATCCGGACCCAGGGCGGCTCGGTCTACAGCGTGACCCACGAGCGAATCACCCTCGAAACCGCCTTCTTCCAGGCCATCACGGCCCCGGCTCGGGGCGAGACGAAGAGCGAGGCCGCCTCATGA